One stretch of Cohnella algarum DNA includes these proteins:
- a CDS encoding L-aspartate oxidase, translating into MEITRERYDVVIIGSGGAGLRAALAAAEQGARPVILTKGEPQRSGGTLSAHYSFCAVLPTAKPGDSPELFAEDIIRSGEGISDPRLVKVLAERAGEAVAFAQRLGVIFDPAEPGSSEPHLGWLAGHTHARAVHVGNAVGREVVRVLLKAVRKAGIPIHSFTYATDLIVDGGHLRGVAAYHLPSGELRMYEAPAAIVATGGGSQIYELNTNPLEATGDGYGLALRAGIELADMEFVQHYPTVMVSPPGARGLMFNSGILIPKGARLLNRDGEDFWDRHGAGPLKEATRDVMSRVMSQEIAAGKATDAGGLYISTRGMDPDEFPQMQQKLLEDLGVAPDAVDREVAPGAHYFMGGLRMEPDAATSLPGVFAAGECSGGIHGANRLAGNALSENQVFGAIAGRNAAAFALRHPLPAAAPGNFPALAEALEPVRRILSRRGAGAGAAEKPQEGWAEVQSLMQRFVGATRTAEGLETANRRLAALREELPERLGLRDSSLVYNRDAGKALDLRNMVETGWSVAAAALERRESRGAHVRLDAPDPDEEWTCSLALRLDGRTARFRKLWHKEVKRP; encoded by the coding sequence ATGGAGATCACTCGCGAACGTTACGATGTCGTGATCATCGGAAGCGGCGGCGCCGGGCTCCGCGCAGCGCTCGCTGCGGCGGAGCAAGGGGCTCGCCCTGTCATATTGACGAAAGGCGAGCCGCAGCGGTCGGGAGGTACTCTCTCGGCCCATTATTCATTTTGCGCGGTTTTGCCGACTGCGAAGCCGGGCGACAGTCCGGAGCTGTTCGCGGAGGATATCATCCGTTCGGGCGAAGGCATTTCGGATCCGCGGCTGGTCAAGGTGTTGGCGGAGCGGGCGGGCGAGGCGGTCGCTTTCGCCCAGCGGCTGGGCGTAATCTTCGATCCGGCGGAACCCGGCAGCAGCGAGCCTCACCTGGGCTGGCTGGCAGGCCATACGCACGCCCGGGCGGTACATGTCGGAAACGCCGTCGGGCGCGAGGTGGTCCGGGTGCTGCTGAAGGCGGTCAGAAAAGCCGGCATCCCCATCCATTCGTTTACCTATGCGACGGATTTGATCGTGGACGGCGGCCATCTCCGGGGCGTGGCCGCGTATCATTTGCCCAGCGGAGAGCTTCGGATGTACGAAGCTCCGGCAGCCATCGTGGCGACCGGCGGCGGCAGCCAAATTTACGAACTGAATACGAATCCGCTCGAGGCGACCGGAGACGGGTACGGACTCGCGCTTCGCGCCGGCATCGAATTGGCGGACATGGAATTCGTTCAGCATTACCCGACTGTCATGGTGTCCCCGCCCGGCGCAAGAGGCCTCATGTTCAATTCCGGCATTTTGATTCCCAAAGGCGCCCGGCTGCTGAATCGCGACGGCGAGGATTTCTGGGATCGGCACGGGGCGGGCCCTCTGAAGGAAGCGACGCGCGACGTGATGTCCCGCGTCATGTCCCAGGAGATTGCCGCGGGAAAAGCGACGGATGCGGGCGGCTTGTACATCAGCACCCGGGGGATGGATCCGGACGAGTTTCCGCAGATGCAGCAGAAGCTGCTGGAGGATTTGGGGGTGGCCCCGGACGCCGTGGACCGGGAAGTCGCGCCCGGAGCGCACTATTTCATGGGCGGCTTGCGGATGGAGCCGGACGCGGCGACCAGCCTGCCCGGCGTATTCGCAGCAGGGGAATGTTCGGGCGGGATTCACGGCGCAAACCGGCTGGCCGGAAACGCGTTGTCGGAAAATCAGGTGTTCGGCGCCATCGCCGGCCGGAACGCGGCCGCGTTCGCGCTGCGGCATCCGCTTCCGGCCGCGGCGCCCGGGAATTTTCCGGCGCTTGCGGAGGCGCTGGAGCCCGTCCGGCGGATATTAAGCCGCCGGGGCGCCGGGGCGGGCGCGGCGGAGAAGCCGCAGGAGGGATGGGCCGAGGTCCAGTCGCTCATGCAGCGCTTCGTCGGCGCGACCCGGACCGCCGAAGGCCTGGAGACGGCGAACCGGCGCTTGGCCGCGCTGCGGGAAGAGCTGCCGGAGCGCCTGGGCTTGCGGGATTCGTCGTTGGTTTACAATAGAGATGCCGGCAAAGCGCTGGATTTGCGGAATATGGTCGAGACCGGCTGGAGCGTGGCAGCTGCCGCCCTGGAACGACGGGAAAGCCGCGGGGCGCATGTGCGCCTTGATGCTCCGGATCCGGACGAAGAATGGACGTGCAGTCTCGCGCTCCGTTTGGACGGCAGGACGGCTCGATTTCGCAAGCTTTGGCATAAAGAGGTGAAGCGCCCATGA
- a CDS encoding 2Fe-2S iron-sulfur cluster-binding protein has translation MTRGTIVNCEVARKASAEGETTFAAYEVPYREGMTVLDLMRHIADELDGTFAFYDHSCKRGFCGSCLVKVNGKNSLSCRVLVPDGPLRLEPALKTAKDFWPADSQL, from the coding sequence ATGACCAGGGGAACGATCGTGAATTGCGAGGTTGCGCGCAAGGCTTCCGCCGAGGGAGAGACGACTTTCGCGGCCTATGAAGTTCCTTATCGGGAAGGAATGACCGTTCTGGATCTGATGCGCCATATCGCGGACGAGTTGGACGGAACGTTCGCTTTCTACGACCATTCCTGCAAACGGGGATTTTGCGGGAGCTGTCTGGTTAAAGTCAACGGCAAAAACAGCCTTTCCTGCAGGGTGCTCGTTCCGGACGGTCCGCTGCGGCTAGAACCCGCGCTCAAAACCGCAAAAGACTTTTGGCCGGCCGATTCGCAACTATGA
- a CDS encoding amidohydrolase has product MTTISAFFREQAASLGSRLIEMRRELHMHPELSNEEHDTTARIRSWLTEAGIRMLDLKLPTGVLAEIKGTHPGPTIMLRADIDALPVNEETGLPFASTVPGKMHACGHDFHTASMIGAAKLLQEHAGELHGTVRILFQPAEELAVGARAVIEAGALEGVAAVFGMHNKPELPVGTVGIRTGPLMASVDRFEIEVFGKGGHAGMPDTTIDPVVVSSAIVGALQTLVSRNASPQHAAVVSVCKLQAGSTWNVIPDTGVLEGTVRTFQREAREKIPGQMKRVVESVAAGYGAEARLKWTSMLPAVNNDARMAEIMHSAAAAQGLQIVEAAPSMGGEDFALYQERLPGCFIWMGTGGTEQWHHPKFTLNEDALSISAALFAEAAVQALKSVG; this is encoded by the coding sequence ATGACGACGATATCCGCTTTTTTCCGGGAGCAAGCCGCATCGCTCGGGTCTCGGCTTATCGAGATGCGCAGGGAACTGCATATGCATCCCGAGCTTTCGAACGAGGAGCATGATACGACGGCGCGGATCCGTTCATGGTTGACGGAAGCGGGCATTCGCATGCTGGATTTGAAGCTGCCGACCGGCGTGCTGGCCGAGATAAAGGGAACTCATCCCGGACCGACGATCATGCTTCGCGCCGACATCGACGCCCTGCCGGTTAACGAGGAGACGGGCTTGCCGTTCGCTTCGACCGTCCCCGGGAAAATGCATGCGTGCGGCCATGATTTCCATACGGCATCGATGATCGGAGCGGCGAAGCTGCTGCAGGAGCATGCCGGCGAGCTTCATGGGACGGTACGCATCCTGTTCCAGCCGGCGGAGGAACTGGCTGTCGGCGCCCGCGCGGTCATCGAGGCGGGAGCGCTCGAAGGCGTTGCCGCGGTGTTCGGCATGCACAACAAGCCGGAGCTTCCCGTCGGGACGGTCGGCATCCGGACGGGGCCCTTGATGGCGTCGGTCGATCGCTTCGAAATCGAGGTGTTCGGCAAAGGAGGGCATGCCGGGATGCCCGACACGACGATCGATCCGGTCGTCGTCAGCAGCGCGATCGTGGGCGCGCTGCAGACGCTGGTAAGCCGGAACGCCAGCCCGCAGCATGCGGCGGTCGTCAGCGTGTGCAAGCTGCAAGCCGGATCGACCTGGAACGTGATCCCGGATACGGGCGTTCTGGAAGGAACGGTGAGAACGTTCCAGCGGGAAGCGAGAGAAAAAATTCCCGGGCAAATGAAACGGGTCGTCGAAAGCGTCGCCGCCGGATACGGGGCCGAGGCTCGCTTGAAGTGGACTTCGATGCTGCCCGCGGTGAACAACGACGCGAGAATGGCGGAAATCATGCATTCGGCCGCCGCTGCCCAAGGGCTGCAAATCGTCGAAGCCGCCCCTTCCATGGGCGGAGAGGATTTCGCCCTGTATCAGGAGCGTCTGCCGGGCTGCTTCATCTGGATGGGAACCGGCGGGACGGAGCAGTGGCATCATCCGAAGTTCACGCTGAACGAAGACGCGCTTTCGATCAGCGCTGCCTTGTTCGCCGAAGCGGCCGTACAGGCGCTTAAATCGGTCGGATGA
- a CDS encoding MmgE/PrpD family protein has protein sequence MSADSLTRRLAERIVRSDPLRDERAAEAARAAVLDWLASALAARDDAGADKIASALGVGADRKVAGAASVLGRRYRLAAPDAALVNGYLSHALDYDDVHESVRGHPSAVLMPALLAEAEERRATGAAFLSAYIVGVETMCRLGMALGSRHYEAGWHSTATLGALGAAAACARLAGLDVESTSRALGLAGTQAGGLRVHFGSDVKPLHAGFAARSGMLAARLAAAGVAGAAEPLDGPLGFLSVFSGGTATPGRAVRDWGQPWQIVEPGMWFKLYPCCSAAHHAADAALAIRAARRPAPADIESVTVSFPPGGDAALVIREPKTGVEGRFSVEYVVAAALTDGDLGVETFSDKPIRPDLAELAAKVERRCDRELVPAPNAMPKGRFTVVSVALTDGTTWTERVDCPRGAPGRPLSAAERTAKYEDAVRGLPDAWRELPGRVARFEQLADLSALIPDI, from the coding sequence ATGAGCGCGGATTCCCTCACGCGCCGTCTCGCGGAACGGATCGTCCGTTCCGATCCGTTGCGCGACGAACGGGCGGCGGAAGCCGCCCGCGCCGCCGTACTGGACTGGCTGGCGTCGGCGCTGGCCGCCCGAGACGACGCGGGCGCGGACAAGATCGCGTCGGCGCTTGGAGTCGGCGCGGATCGGAAGGTCGCCGGCGCCGCATCCGTGCTCGGCAGGAGGTATCGCCTTGCCGCGCCCGATGCTGCGCTCGTGAACGGCTACCTCAGCCACGCGCTCGATTACGACGACGTTCATGAGAGCGTGCGGGGCCACCCGAGCGCCGTCCTCATGCCCGCGCTGCTGGCGGAAGCGGAAGAGCGCCGCGCGACCGGCGCCGCGTTTCTGTCGGCGTACATCGTCGGGGTAGAGACGATGTGCCGGCTCGGCATGGCGCTCGGTTCCCGGCATTACGAGGCCGGCTGGCACAGCACGGCCACGCTTGGAGCGCTTGGAGCGGCTGCCGCCTGCGCGCGCCTTGCCGGGCTGGACGTCGAGTCGACGAGCCGCGCGCTCGGTTTGGCCGGCACGCAGGCCGGCGGCCTCCGGGTTCATTTCGGCAGCGACGTCAAGCCGCTTCATGCAGGCTTCGCCGCCCGTTCCGGCATGCTGGCCGCGCGACTGGCCGCCGCGGGAGTCGCGGGAGCGGCGGAACCGCTGGACGGCCCGCTCGGTTTTCTTTCGGTTTTCAGCGGGGGAACGGCAACTCCCGGCAGGGCCGTCCGGGACTGGGGACAGCCGTGGCAAATCGTCGAACCGGGCATGTGGTTCAAGCTGTATCCCTGCTGCTCCGCGGCGCACCATGCCGCGGATGCGGCGCTGGCCATCCGGGCGGCCCGCAGGCCGGCGCCGGCGGACATCGAGAGCGTGACCGTCAGCTTTCCGCCCGGCGGAGACGCCGCTCTCGTCATCCGGGAGCCGAAGACGGGAGTGGAGGGGCGGTTCAGCGTCGAATACGTCGTCGCGGCCGCGCTGACGGACGGGGACCTTGGCGTCGAGACGTTTTCGGACAAGCCGATTCGCCCCGATCTTGCGGAGCTGGCGGCCAAGGTGGAGCGCCGTTGCGACCGCGAGCTCGTCCCCGCGCCGAACGCGATGCCGAAAGGGCGATTCACGGTCGTGAGCGTTGCGCTAACCGACGGAACGACATGGACGGAGCGGGTCGATTGCCCGCGCGGAGCGCCGGGACGCCCGCTTTCGGCGGCGGAGCGAACGGCCAAATACGAGGACGCCGTGCGCGGCCTTCCCGACGCTTGGAGAGAATTGCCGGGCCGGGTGGCCCGGTTCGAGCAGCTTGCAGATTTATCTGCGTTGATTCCCGACATCTAG
- the purB gene encoding adenylosuccinate lyase translates to MPSHVIDMIMLQNNFGTAEMRQVWSDESRLQKHLDVEAALALAEAELGLIPAEAAAVIADKAKVELMNIQEIALEVLKVKHSLMPTLKALQKLCGPEHGEWVHYGATTQDIVDTGMMLQLKEAHRIIVRDLRAVARELARLAREHRETPMAGRSHGMQGLPTTFGFKVAVLLDEVIRHLDRLREAEARVFAGVMGGGVGTYASFGPQGPEVERLTMERLGLKAPNISWHSSRDRSAEYAGLLGMISGTLGKMGNEFYNLMRTEIDEVEEPFTSGKIGSSTMPHKRNPAALEGLASLTKPVRYNAALVQESMIVEHERDAMSWRGEWIALPESCIYLASQLASAKAILAGLVVKPENMLRNLNMLGGLLLSERVMFALAKPMGKQTAHEVVYELCMKSVEENIPFREVLMEDARVRESVSREELERLMDPSTYLGSAPQTVDRVLAAAEATGWLKEDDQG, encoded by the coding sequence ATGCCGTCACATGTCATCGATATGATCATGCTTCAAAACAATTTCGGCACCGCGGAAATGCGCCAGGTGTGGTCGGACGAGAGCCGGCTGCAGAAGCATCTGGACGTCGAGGCGGCGCTCGCCCTTGCGGAAGCGGAATTGGGCCTCATCCCCGCCGAAGCGGCGGCGGTCATTGCGGACAAGGCGAAGGTAGAGCTGATGAACATCCAGGAAATCGCGCTGGAAGTGCTGAAGGTCAAGCATTCCCTGATGCCGACGCTGAAGGCGCTGCAAAAGCTGTGCGGTCCCGAGCACGGGGAATGGGTGCACTACGGCGCGACGACGCAGGACATCGTAGACACCGGGATGATGCTGCAACTGAAGGAAGCCCATCGCATCATCGTGCGCGATTTGCGCGCGGTAGCCCGCGAGCTTGCCCGCTTGGCGCGCGAGCACCGGGAAACGCCGATGGCCGGACGCTCCCACGGCATGCAGGGCTTGCCGACGACGTTCGGCTTCAAAGTCGCCGTGCTGCTCGACGAGGTCATCCGCCATCTGGACCGGCTGCGCGAAGCCGAAGCCCGCGTGTTTGCCGGCGTGATGGGCGGCGGCGTCGGGACGTACGCTTCGTTCGGGCCGCAAGGTCCTGAAGTGGAGCGGCTGACGATGGAGCGACTGGGCCTCAAAGCCCCGAACATTAGCTGGCACTCGTCCCGAGACCGTTCGGCCGAATATGCCGGCCTGCTCGGCATGATCAGCGGCACCCTCGGCAAAATGGGCAACGAATTTTACAATTTGATGCGCACGGAGATCGACGAGGTGGAGGAGCCGTTCACTTCCGGGAAAATCGGTTCCTCGACAATGCCGCACAAGCGGAATCCGGCGGCGCTGGAAGGGCTCGCGAGCCTGACCAAGCCGGTCCGCTACAATGCGGCGCTCGTGCAAGAGTCGATGATCGTGGAGCACGAGCGCGACGCGATGTCGTGGCGCGGAGAATGGATCGCGCTGCCGGAAAGCTGCATCTATCTCGCGTCGCAGCTCGCCTCCGCGAAGGCGATTCTGGCGGGACTCGTCGTGAAGCCGGAAAATATGCTGCGGAACTTGAATATGCTCGGCGGGCTGCTGCTGTCCGAGCGCGTCATGTTCGCCCTTGCGAAGCCGATGGGCAAACAGACGGCTCACGAAGTCGTGTACGAGCTGTGCATGAAGAGCGTCGAAGAAAATATCCCGTTCCGCGAGGTGCTGATGGAAGACGCCCGGGTCCGGGAGTCGGTCAGCCGGGAGGAACTGGAACGGCTGATGGATCCGTCCACCTATTTGGGCTCAGCTCCGCAAACGGTGGACCGGGTGCTGGCGGCTGCCGAAGCGACGGGCTGGCTGAAGGAGGACGACCAAGGATGA
- a CDS encoding M14 family metallopeptidase, whose protein sequence is MSENRNIAWGELEAAPGEYAAGMVKVAELSHGGSVQMPVMIVNGTKPGPRLWLNGAIHGDELNGPMAIRGLLPRLDPQKLAGAIIATPISNPLAFHARQKNTPQDGLDMDMQFPGDAKGTLSQRLAHLLFEQIRRLATHLIDFHTLGTPYDALPYTVFKRLPAAESDVCDQAERMARVFGGTAHCRVDLGGNLNELPGNVAGFLDVQCLKHGIPAFMTEIGSGGHIQPDMVAFGERGIMAVLHDLGMWPEKPDALETASAAKPLTLTRRRFLYADHGGIVTDSAPSGSIVKQGELICRIVDMFGTVQAVRAEQDTYIIASRKNPPVDTGDRVAFVGIEWQEDGGQHG, encoded by the coding sequence ATGAGCGAGAACCGGAACATTGCATGGGGAGAGCTTGAAGCGGCGCCGGGCGAGTATGCGGCCGGCATGGTGAAGGTGGCGGAGCTGTCTCACGGCGGCTCGGTGCAAATGCCCGTCATGATCGTGAACGGGACGAAGCCGGGGCCTCGCCTGTGGCTCAACGGGGCCATTCACGGGGACGAGCTGAACGGCCCGATGGCGATTCGCGGCCTGCTCCCGCGCCTGGATCCGCAGAAGCTGGCGGGGGCGATCATCGCCACTCCGATCTCCAACCCGCTGGCTTTTCACGCGCGCCAAAAAAATACGCCCCAGGACGGGCTGGACATGGACATGCAGTTTCCCGGAGACGCGAAAGGGACGCTTTCCCAGCGGCTTGCCCACCTTTTGTTCGAACAAATCCGGCGGCTCGCGACGCATCTGATCGATTTTCATACGCTCGGCACACCTTATGACGCGCTTCCCTACACCGTGTTCAAGCGGTTGCCGGCGGCCGAGTCGGACGTTTGCGACCAGGCGGAACGAATGGCCAGGGTTTTCGGCGGAACCGCGCACTGCCGGGTCGATCTCGGGGGGAATCTGAACGAGCTGCCGGGCAACGTGGCCGGATTCCTGGACGTTCAGTGCCTGAAGCACGGCATTCCCGCCTTTATGACGGAGATCGGCTCCGGCGGCCACATTCAACCGGACATGGTCGCTTTCGGGGAAAGAGGCATTATGGCGGTTCTGCACGATTTGGGCATGTGGCCGGAGAAGCCGGACGCGCTTGAGACGGCCTCTGCCGCAAAACCGCTTACGCTGACGAGACGGCGGTTTCTTTATGCGGATCATGGCGGCATCGTGACCGACAGCGCCCCGAGCGGGTCGATCGTGAAGCAAGGGGAACTGATTTGCCGCATCGTCGATATGTTCGGCACCGTGCAGGCAGTTCGCGCCGAACAGGATACGTACATTATCGCTTCCCGGAAAAACCCGCCGGTCGACACCGGCGACCGGGTGGCGTTCGTAGGCATCGAATGGCAGGAGGACGGAGGACAACATGGCTAA
- a CDS encoding GNAT family N-acetyltransferase — protein sequence MANFRMATLEDGPALLDLTLRAYAPIRELGINFAAATADLALVEKNIREHMCFVMEEDGKIVSTISARMPWGPNPGPFGVPHLWWFASDPEAGRKGIGREMITWCEETMVRDTLKSPAVSLGTADRHPWLIEMYKRRNYEIQGTKDLGKGHITIFMKKILIPDMPAQGGH from the coding sequence ATGGCTAACTTTCGCATGGCAACTTTGGAAGACGGACCCGCTTTGCTGGATTTGACGCTGCGCGCCTATGCGCCGATCCGCGAGCTTGGCATCAACTTCGCCGCCGCTACGGCGGATTTGGCTCTGGTGGAGAAAAACATCCGGGAGCACATGTGCTTCGTGATGGAAGAGGACGGGAAAATCGTCTCCACGATATCGGCGAGAATGCCGTGGGGACCGAACCCGGGGCCGTTCGGCGTGCCGCATCTGTGGTGGTTTGCCAGCGATCCGGAAGCGGGACGGAAAGGAATCGGCCGGGAAATGATCACGTGGTGCGAGGAGACGATGGTCCGGGATACGCTGAAATCCCCGGCCGTCTCGCTCGGCACGGCCGACCGTCATCCGTGGCTGATCGAAATGTACAAGCGGCGCAATTACGAAATCCAGGGCACCAAGGATTTGGGCAAAGGGCACATTACGATTTTCATGAAAAAAATACTCATTCCGGACATGCCGGCGCAAGGAGGACACTGA
- a CDS encoding NADPH-dependent oxidoreductase has product MDRFSLDGAPVFEALRNPVIDQMTRHSSVRSFDSGRELPEGVVEMMMASAQSAPTSSNFQSWSVVVIRDPERKKQMQELCDNQGFIGEAPLFLAFCADTYRHRQVTAKQGYRFGSDYLELLLVSVIDSALAAQNAALAAESMGLGCCMVGAIRNRAREVAELLELPHGVFATAGLAVGYPSRPSGVKPRLPQSVVVHREKYSAESMEEGIAAYDERMAKTDIYKGRRVRIPGVTPEPEQDTGHYGWAEHTARRMARGNEFRRGLAPFLKEHGFVLE; this is encoded by the coding sequence ATGGATCGCTTCTCGCTCGACGGCGCTCCGGTATTCGAAGCGCTGCGCAACCCGGTCATCGATCAGATGACGCGCCACTCGTCGGTTCGCAGCTTCGATTCAGGCCGCGAGCTTCCCGAAGGGGTCGTCGAAATGATGATGGCTTCGGCCCAAAGCGCGCCCACGTCCTCCAACTTCCAATCGTGGAGCGTCGTCGTCATCCGCGACCCGGAGCGGAAAAAGCAAATGCAGGAGCTGTGCGACAATCAGGGGTTTATCGGCGAGGCGCCGCTGTTCCTTGCCTTTTGCGCGGATACGTACCGGCATCGTCAGGTAACCGCCAAGCAAGGCTATCGCTTCGGCTCCGATTATTTGGAGCTGCTGCTCGTCTCCGTGATCGACAGCGCCCTGGCCGCGCAGAACGCCGCGCTGGCTGCGGAAAGCATGGGGCTCGGCTGCTGCATGGTCGGCGCGATCCGCAATCGGGCGCGCGAGGTGGCCGAACTGCTGGAGCTTCCGCACGGCGTGTTCGCGACGGCCGGACTGGCCGTAGGCTATCCTTCCCGTCCGAGCGGCGTGAAGCCGCGCCTTCCGCAATCGGTCGTCGTACACCGGGAAAAGTATTCGGCCGAATCGATGGAGGAAGGCATCGCGGCTTACGACGAACGAATGGCGAAAACCGATATTTACAAGGGGCGGCGGGTTCGCATTCCCGGCGTCACGCCCGAGCCCGAACAGGATACCGGGCATTACGGTTGGGCTGAGCACACCGCCCGGCGGATGGCGCGCGGCAACGAATTCCGCCGCGGCCTGGCTCCTTTTTTGAAAGAACACGGCTTTGTGCTTGAATAA
- a CDS encoding thiamine pyrophosphate-binding protein, with product MTPALGRDLLFQLLQDYEVAHVFGNPGTSELPFIDGFPNYADIEYVTALHEANAVGMAMGYARQSGKPGVVILHVAPGLANGMGNIYNAYRAGIPLVVIVGQHHTRMLIEEPILAGDHVGQVRSMTKWAHEVRHAEELPTALHRAFKVAMTPPHGPVFLSIPYDISLAPAAVERLSPPTKVASGFCAERSALEEIAKELLDAKRPLIVAGDGVGDADAHLEVQRLAEQLGIGIMSEGMPTRQNADNRHSHFVGTLPMNARQIRQTLGEYDLLFYVGVGAQAPVALYDNGGSLVQPGTKVVYLHDDPWEIGKNVTGGTGAWGEIKASLAALIGIASELSAPLREEIRRRGEEVASKAQARRTSLEAALLADREKGAISAKIVAAELAKLLPRDGKFTLVNEAVSNAMPFVEYVHLWDPKQYTAGKGGGLGHGSAQAVGTAIADRDRTVVSLLGDGTFLYYPQILYSAVKSKARVLFLVVNNRAYHVLKTGRKAIGAPLGDHYLDCLDLDGPADLLPMAEGFGVPAERVTAIEALPDALQRGLNAQGPYFLDIAVTT from the coding sequence ATGACCCCTGCGTTGGGAAGAGATCTGTTGTTTCAACTTCTGCAAGATTACGAAGTGGCCCACGTATTCGGCAATCCCGGAACGAGCGAACTGCCCTTCATCGACGGGTTTCCGAATTACGCGGATATCGAATATGTCACCGCGCTGCATGAGGCGAACGCGGTCGGAATGGCGATGGGCTACGCCAGGCAATCGGGCAAGCCCGGGGTCGTCATTCTTCATGTCGCGCCGGGCCTGGCGAACGGCATGGGCAATATTTACAATGCGTATCGGGCCGGCATCCCCCTAGTCGTGATCGTCGGGCAGCACCATACCCGCATGCTGATCGAGGAGCCGATTCTGGCGGGAGATCATGTCGGGCAAGTCCGCAGCATGACCAAGTGGGCGCACGAGGTGCGGCATGCGGAGGAGCTGCCGACCGCGCTGCATCGCGCGTTCAAGGTGGCGATGACGCCGCCGCACGGCCCGGTCTTTCTTTCGATCCCGTACGATATTTCGCTGGCGCCGGCCGCGGTCGAGCGCCTGAGCCCTCCGACGAAGGTGGCCTCCGGCTTCTGCGCGGAGCGATCGGCTCTGGAGGAGATCGCGAAGGAGCTTTTGGACGCGAAGCGTCCCCTGATCGTGGCGGGAGACGGCGTCGGAGACGCAGATGCCCATCTCGAAGTGCAGCGGCTGGCCGAACAACTCGGCATCGGCATCATGTCCGAAGGCATGCCGACGAGGCAGAATGCGGATAACCGGCATTCCCACTTTGTCGGAACGCTGCCGATGAACGCAAGGCAAATCCGGCAAACGTTGGGCGAGTACGACCTTCTTTTCTACGTCGGCGTAGGCGCCCAGGCGCCCGTCGCGCTGTACGATAACGGCGGAAGCCTGGTACAACCCGGCACGAAGGTCGTTTACTTGCACGACGATCCGTGGGAGATCGGCAAAAACGTGACCGGAGGAACGGGTGCCTGGGGCGAGATCAAGGCGAGTCTTGCCGCGTTAATCGGCATCGCCAGCGAATTGTCGGCTCCCCTTCGGGAGGAGATCCGGCGCAGAGGCGAAGAGGTCGCTTCCAAAGCGCAGGCTCGGCGGACGTCGTTAGAGGCGGCGCTGCTGGCGGACCGCGAAAAAGGGGCGATCTCCGCCAAAATCGTCGCCGCGGAGCTGGCGAAGCTTCTGCCGCGGGACGGCAAGTTCACGCTGGTCAACGAAGCGGTATCCAACGCGATGCCGTTCGTCGAGTACGTTCATCTCTGGGATCCGAAGCAGTATACGGCGGGCAAGGGGGGCGGTCTGGGCCACGGCTCCGCGCAAGCCGTCGGCACGGCGATTGCCGATCGCGACCGAACCGTCGTCAGCCTGCTCGGGGACGGGACGTTTTTATATTATCCGCAAATTTTATACAGCGCGGTGAAATCGAAGGCCCGCGTTTTGTTTCTCGTCGTGAACAACCGCGCTTACCACGTTTTGAAAACGGGTCGAAAAGCGATCGGAGCGCCGCTTGGCGATCACTACCTGGACTGCCTGGATCTTGACGGACCCGCGGATTTGCTCCCGATGGCGGAAGGATTCGGAGTGCCGGCCGAGCGCGTAACCGCGATCGAAGCGCTGCCGGACGCCCTGCAAAGAGGCTTGAACGCCCAGGGACCCTACTTCCTGGATATCGCGGTAACAACCTGA